One Felis catus isolate Fca126 chromosome D3, F.catus_Fca126_mat1.0, whole genome shotgun sequence DNA segment encodes these proteins:
- the ZBTB14 gene encoding zinc finger and BTB domain-containing protein 14, translating to MEFFISMSETIKYNDDDHKTLFLKTLNEQRLEGEFCDIAIVVEDVKFRAHRCVLAACSTYFKKLFKKLEVDSSSVIEIDFLRSDIFEEVLNYMYTAKISVKKEDVNLMMSSGQILGIRFLDKLCTQKRDVSSPDENNGQSKSKYCLKINRPIGDAADTQDDDVEEIGDQDDSPSDDTVEGTPPSQEDGKSPTTTLRVQEAILKELGSEEVRKVNCYGQEVESMETPESKDLGSQTPQALTFNDGMSEVKDEQTPGWTTAASDMKFEYLLYGHHREQIACQACGKTFSDEGRLRKHEKLHTADRPFVCEMCTKGFTTQAHLKEHLKIHTGYKPYSCEVCGKSFIRAPDLKKHERVHSNERPFACHMCDKAFKHKSHLKDHERRHRGEKPFVCGSCTKAFAKASDLKRHENNMHSERKQVTPSAIQSETEQLQAAAMAAEAEQQLETIACS from the exons ATG GAGTTTTTCATCAGTATGTCTGAAACCATTAAATATAATGACGACGATCATAAAACTCTGTTTCTGAAAACACTAAACGAACAACGCCTGGAAGGAGAATTCTGTGATATCGCCATTGTGGTCGAAGATGTGAAATTCCGAGCACACAGGTGTGTTCTTGCTGCCTGCAGCACCtactttaaaaagcttttcaaGAAGCTTGAGGTTGATAGCTCTTCGGTAATAGAAATAGATTTTCTTCGTTCCGATATATTCGAAGAGGTCCTGAACTACATGTACACAGCAAAGATTTCTGTGAAAAAAGAAGATGTCAACCTAATGATGTCATCGGGTCAGATTCTTGGTATCCGGTTTTTGGATAAACTCTGTACTCAGAAGCGTGATGTCTCCAGTCCCGATGAAAACAACGGCCAGTCAAAGAGTAAGTATTGCCTCAAAATAAATCGCCCCATTGGAGATGCTGCTGACACTCAGGATGATGACGTGGAAGAAATTGGAGACCAGGATGACAGTCCTTCCGATGACACGGTAGAAGGCACCCCCCCGAGTCAGGAGGACGGCAAGTCGCCGACGACAACGCTCAGGGTTCAGGAAGCAATCTTAAAAGAGCTGGGGAGTGAGGAAGTCCGGAAAGTAAATTGCTACGGGCAGGAGGTAGAATCCATGGAGACCCCGGAATCGAAAGATTTGGGGTCCCAGACCCCTCAAGCCTTAACATTTAACGACGGAATGAGTGAAGTGAAGGATGAACAGACGCCAGGCTGGACGACAGCCGCCAGTGACATGAAGTTCGAGTACTTACTCTATGGCCACCATCGGGAGCAGATAGCCTGCCAGGCGTGCGGTAAGACATTCTCTGACGAAGGCAGGTTGAGGAAGCATGAGAAACTCCACACGGCAGACAGGCCGTTTGTCTGTGAAATGTGCACAAAAGGTTTTACCACACAGGCCCACCTGAAAGAACACCTAAAAATCCACACAGGGTACAAACCCTACAGTTGCGAGGTGTGTGGAAAATCATTTATCCGCGCCCCAGACTTAAAGAAGCACGAGAGAGTTCACAGTAACGAGAGACCTTTTGCGTGCCACATGTGTGACAAAGCCTTCAAACACAAGTCCCACCTCAAAGACCACGAACGAAGACACAGAGGGGAGAAGCCCTTTGTATGTGGCTCTTGCACCAAGGCATTTGCCAAGGCGTCTGATCTGAAAAGGCACGAGAACAATATGCACAGTGAAAGGAAGCAGGTGACCCCCAGTGCCATCCAGAGCGAGACAGAACAGTTGCAGGCAGCAGCCATGGCCGCTGAAGCCGAGCAGCAGTTGGAAACGATAGCCTGTAGCTAG